One genomic segment of Tursiops truncatus isolate mTurTru1 chromosome 4, mTurTru1.mat.Y, whole genome shotgun sequence includes these proteins:
- the SMCO1 gene encoding single-pass membrane and coiled-coil domain-containing protein 1 — MNNETTTLISLKEAMKRVGHKLQALEAQFKELDFTKDNLTQKFEHHSKILANQAAQDELWTAVLSFKFTPMELNILYSYVIEVLIRLHTRVLEKLPDLVRGLPTLASILRRKVKNKRIRVVWESVLEEHGMQEEDITALCTFFVAHGNKAEHYIAKVRQMYIKDVNFMITNMVKNQALQDGLLKAVQVIEKGKAVRAPEEQKSSLEELIPSAKS, encoded by the exons AGTAGGCCACAAACTCCAAGCATTAGAAGCACAGTTTAAAGAACTGGACTTCACCAAGGATAATCTGACACAGAAATTTGAACATCATAGCAAGATTCTGGCAAACCAAGCTGCCCAAGATGAGCTGTGGACAGCAGTTCTGTCATTCAA GTTCACTCCAATGgaattgaatattttatacagCTACGTCATTGAAGTACTCATCCGCTTGCACACTCGTGTGCTTGAGAAGCTGCCAGATCTGGTGAGAGGTCTTCCCACCTTAGCCTCCATCCTTAGACGAAAAGTCAAGAACAAGCGCATTAGAGTTGTATGGGAGTCTGTTCTGGAGGAGCATGggatgcaagaagaagatatcacAGCACTGTGCACCTTCTTTGTAGCACATGGTAACAAGGCAGAACACTACATTGCTAAAGTAAGGCAAATGTATATAAAAGATGTCAATTTCATGATCACTAATATGGTAAAGAACCAGGCTCTGCAGGATGGTTTGCTAAAGGCCGTTCAGGTCATTGAGAAGGGAAAAGCAGTGAGGGCCCCTGAAGAGCAAAAGTCATCCCTAGAAGAGTTGATACCATCAGCCAAAAGCTAA